Proteins encoded within one genomic window of Candidatus Zymogenaceae bacterium:
- a CDS encoding TetR/AcrR family transcriptional regulator, whose product MQELTFKDLKDREHEARRELIVRAAQRLFSRQSFKAITVRDIAAEAGVSPATIYRYYENLDDLFLEIFYLGIKEVKELLHEECLGDETCTIRKLSEVYVRFLNDNISFFQMMSHFMPRDMLSEENINRINPMLGEVIEVFAQVIVKSGYKGDTEMMSRALFSALNGIMTSYAQYPGRSMEEVKSYTLILAGFIADFFVMGARREYY is encoded by the coding sequence ATGCAGGAGCTGACATTCAAAGACCTCAAGGACCGAGAGCACGAGGCCCGAAGGGAATTGATCGTTCGGGCCGCCCAGCGCCTGTTTTCCCGTCAGAGCTTCAAGGCCATCACCGTTCGGGACATCGCCGCCGAGGCGGGGGTGAGTCCTGCGACCATCTACCGCTACTACGAAAATCTGGATGACCTGTTTTTGGAGATCTTCTACCTGGGAATAAAGGAGGTAAAGGAACTGCTCCACGAAGAGTGCCTCGGTGATGAAACATGCACCATCAGAAAGCTCAGCGAGGTGTATGTTCGCTTTCTCAACGACAACATCTCCTTTTTCCAGATGATGAGTCATTTCATGCCCCGGGACATGCTGAGCGAGGAGAATATAAACCGCATCAATCCAATGCTCGGGGAGGTTATTGAGGTATTCGCTCAAGTCATCGTGAAGTCCGGGTATAAGGGAGATACGGAGATGATGTCCCGGGCGCTTTTCTCGGCCCTCAACGGCATCATGACCAGCTACGCCCAGTACCCCGGCAGGAGCATGGAGGAGGTCAAGAGCTACACCTTGATTTTGGCCGGATTCATCGCGGACTTCTTTGTGATGGGGGCGCGGCGGGAGTACTACTGA